In Comamonadaceae bacterium OS-1, a single window of DNA contains:
- the aspC gene encoding aspartate aminotransferase encodes MRQAILNLEESKIREVANAGMGRSDVLAFWFGESDEVTPDFIRQAAIDSLQQGETFYSHNLGLPELRQAVADYMGGLHGPIAADRIAITSGGVNALMLAIQMLVDADDEVVAVTPVWPNLTAQPAILGARLRCVALQPQPDGAWALDMAQLLAAVTPATKLLVLNAPNNPTGWTLTRAEQQTILDHCRRTGTWILADEVYERLYYAPSTNGCAPSFLDVAAPEDRLVVVHSFSKSFLMTGWRLGWLVMPASATPHMGKLIEFNTSCASVFVQRAGIAALQGTDNITPRVVAHLKTCRDTLVPLLQAVPGVRVAPAQGGMYAFFQLAGHPDSLVTAKRLVAEAGLGLAPGNAFAPEAQGWLRWCFASKDLYRLEQGVERLKKWAII; translated from the coding sequence ATGCGCCAAGCCATCCTGAACCTCGAAGAATCCAAAATCCGTGAAGTTGCCAACGCTGGCATGGGGCGCAGCGACGTGCTGGCCTTCTGGTTTGGCGAAAGCGACGAAGTCACGCCCGACTTCATCCGCCAGGCCGCCATCGATTCGCTGCAGCAGGGCGAAACTTTTTATTCCCATAACCTGGGTCTGCCCGAGCTGCGCCAGGCGGTAGCCGACTACATGGGCGGCCTGCACGGCCCCATCGCTGCCGACCGCATCGCCATCACCTCCGGCGGTGTCAACGCTTTGATGCTGGCCATCCAGATGCTGGTGGACGCGGACGACGAGGTGGTGGCCGTCACGCCAGTGTGGCCCAACCTCACCGCCCAGCCCGCCATCCTGGGCGCACGGCTGCGCTGTGTGGCACTGCAACCGCAGCCGGACGGTGCCTGGGCGCTGGACATGGCCCAGCTGCTGGCCGCTGTCACACCCGCTACCAAGCTGCTGGTGCTCAACGCCCCGAACAACCCCACCGGCTGGACGCTGACCCGCGCCGAGCAGCAAACCATTCTCGACCACTGCCGCCGCACCGGCACCTGGATCCTGGCCGATGAGGTCTACGAGCGCCTGTACTACGCGCCCAGCACCAACGGCTGCGCGCCCAGCTTTCTGGATGTGGCCGCGCCCGAAGACCGGCTGGTGGTGGTGCACAGCTTTTCCAAAAGTTTTTTGATGACCGGCTGGCGGCTGGGCTGGCTGGTGATGCCCGCGAGCGCTACGCCGCACATGGGCAAGCTCATCGAATTCAACACCTCCTGCGCCAGCGTGTTCGTGCAGCGCGCCGGTATCGCTGCCTTGCAGGGCACCGACAACATCACGCCACGCGTGGTGGCGCACCTGAAAACCTGCCGCGACACTTTGGTGCCGCTGCTGCAAGCCGTGCCTGGCGTGCGCGTGGCCCCGGCGCAGGGCGGCATGTACGCCTTCTTCCAACTGGCAGGTCACCCGGATTCCCTGGTTACCGCCAAGCGCCTGGTGGCCGAAGCGGGCCTGGGCCTGGCCCCCGGCAACGCCTTTGCCCCCGAGGCCCAGGGCTGGCTGCGCTGGTGTTTTGCATCCAAAGATCTGTACCGATTGGAGCAGGGCGTGGAAAGGCTGAAAAAGTGGGCTATAATTTGA
- the mshD_1 gene encoding mycothiol acetyltransferase, producing MISTRLASLDDLQAVAPLFDAYRQFYDQAPDLAQATAFIQARMAHGESSILVAQGDGGHVLGFCQLYPSFCSVAAAPIYVLYDLFVAPDARKTGAGRALLLAAEQFAASQGVARMDLTTAKTNLAAQSVYESLGWVRDEIFFAYSKAVPA from the coding sequence TTGATTTCTACCCGTCTTGCCTCGCTGGACGACCTGCAGGCCGTCGCGCCGCTGTTCGACGCCTACCGCCAGTTCTACGACCAGGCGCCCGATTTGGCACAGGCCACGGCCTTCATCCAGGCGCGCATGGCCCATGGCGAGTCCAGCATCCTGGTGGCGCAAGGCGATGGCGGGCATGTGCTGGGGTTTTGCCAGCTTTATCCCTCGTTCTGTTCGGTGGCGGCAGCTCCCATTTACGTGCTGTACGACCTGTTCGTGGCCCCGGATGCGCGCAAGACGGGTGCGGGCCGGGCGCTGCTGCTGGCGGCGGAGCAGTTCGCGGCTAGCCAGGGCGTGGCGCGGATGGACCTGACCACGGCCAAAACCAATCTGGCTGCACAGTCGGTGTACGAGTCACTCGGCTGGGTGCGCGACGAAATTTTCTTCGCTTACAGCAAGGCGGTCCCGGCCTAG
- the tsaD gene encoding tRNA N6-adenosine threonylcarbamoyltransferase, translated as MVRAYTPSLIKEGTPVLVLGIESSCDETGIALVRAEGAALPVLLAHALHSQIEMHQAYGGVVPELASRDHIRRVLPLTRQVLEEAAHSLQDVDVVAYTRGPGLAGALLVGAGVACALGAALGKPVLGVHHLEGHLLSPFLSVDPPEFPFVALLVSGGHTQLMRVDGVGRYEMLGETIDDAAGEAFDKSAKLMGLGYPGGPALSRLAEQGDPAAFKLPRPLLHSGNLDFSFAGLKTAVMTQAKKLGDDLEARKADLAASTQAAIVEVLLKKSMTALQRTGLRRLVVAGGVGANASLRSQLNAVCAKAGIRVHYPELHLCTDNGAMIAMAGAMRLQSGLQAPTRAYAFDVKPRWPLDSL; from the coding sequence ATGGTGCGGGCCTACACTCCCAGCCTGATTAAAGAGGGAACACCTGTGCTGGTATTGGGTATTGAATCATCGTGTGACGAAACCGGAATTGCGCTCGTGCGTGCCGAGGGTGCGGCTCTGCCCGTGCTGCTGGCGCACGCGCTGCACAGCCAGATCGAGATGCACCAGGCCTATGGCGGCGTGGTGCCCGAGCTGGCCAGCCGCGACCACATCCGCCGGGTGCTGCCACTGACCCGCCAGGTATTGGAGGAGGCGGCCCACAGCCTGCAAGACGTGGACGTGGTGGCCTACACGCGCGGCCCCGGCCTGGCGGGCGCGCTGCTGGTGGGCGCGGGCGTGGCCTGTGCCCTGGGGGCCGCCCTGGGCAAGCCGGTGCTGGGCGTGCACCACCTGGAAGGGCATTTGCTGTCGCCATTCCTAAGCGTGGACCCGCCGGAGTTTCCGTTTGTAGCGCTGCTGGTGTCGGGCGGCCACACCCAGCTGATGCGGGTGGACGGCGTGGGCCGTTACGAGATGCTGGGTGAAACCATAGACGACGCAGCGGGCGAGGCCTTCGACAAATCCGCCAAGCTCATGGGCCTGGGCTACCCCGGCGGCCCGGCCTTGTCGCGCCTGGCCGAGCAGGGCGACCCGGCGGCCTTCAAGCTGCCACGGCCTCTGCTGCACAGCGGGAATCTGGATTTTTCGTTTGCCGGTTTGAAAACGGCGGTGATGACGCAGGCCAAGAAGCTGGGCGACGATCTGGAGGCGCGCAAAGCCGACCTGGCCGCCAGCACCCAGGCGGCGATTGTCGAAGTGCTGTTGAAGAAATCCATGACGGCCCTGCAACGCACCGGCCTGCGCAGGCTGGTGGTGGCGGGCGGGGTGGGGGCGAATGCATCGCTGCGCAGCCAGCTCAATGCCGTCTGCGCCAAGGCCGGTATCCGCGTGCACTACCCCGAGCTGCACCTGTGCACCGACAACGGCGCGATGATCGCCATGGCCGGAGCCATGCGGCTGCAGTCGGGCCTGCAGGCACCCACGCGGGCTTACGCTTTTGACGTGAAGCCGCGCTGGCCCTTGGACTCGCTGTAG
- the braC_1 gene encoding leucine-, isoleucine-, valine-, threonine-, and alanine-binding protein, whose protein sequence is MFKFRRALLKSCAVALCGLVFVSAQAAPAPIKLALVEGLSGPFGNTGEAVFRNLVWAVERVNARGGVPLPDGKHLLALERYDSKGQNEEALSALRAAIDDGAQYILQGNSSATAAVLIDAINKHNDREPSKRVLLLNYAAVDPTLTNEKCSFWHFRFDAHADMRMAALMAVFKDDAAVKSVYILGQDYSFGQAVAREAKRQLALQRPDVRVVGDELHPLGRVKDFIPYATKIKASGAQAVITGNFGNDLTLLVKAAREVGFEGKFYTFYGNALGAPAALGEAGVGKVIAVADWLPNTPTAQSQAFVNAFRQRFPKPADDYLHMRMQLMVEALAQAVEKAGTMDLIAVATSLEGASVSLYGQTGSMRAADHQFQQTLAVGSMDRQGTPGVKFDVEGSGYGFRVVKQLSPAQAEMPTTCKMQRPG, encoded by the coding sequence ATGTTTAAGTTTCGACGTGCGCTCTTGAAATCGTGCGCTGTGGCGCTATGTGGCTTGGTTTTTGTCTCGGCCCAGGCGGCCCCCGCGCCCATCAAGCTGGCCCTGGTCGAGGGCCTGAGCGGCCCGTTTGGCAACACCGGCGAGGCGGTTTTCCGCAATCTGGTCTGGGCCGTGGAGCGCGTCAATGCACGCGGCGGCGTGCCGCTGCCCGATGGCAAACACCTGCTGGCGCTGGAGCGCTATGACAGCAAGGGTCAGAACGAAGAAGCTCTTTCGGCCCTGCGCGCCGCTATTGACGACGGCGCGCAATACATTTTGCAAGGCAACTCTTCCGCCACCGCCGCCGTGTTGATCGATGCCATCAACAAGCACAACGACCGCGAACCCAGCAAGCGTGTGCTGCTGCTGAATTACGCCGCGGTAGACCCCACGCTGACCAACGAGAAATGCAGCTTCTGGCACTTCCGCTTCGACGCGCACGCCGACATGCGCATGGCCGCGCTGATGGCGGTGTTCAAGGACGACGCAGCCGTCAAAAGCGTCTACATCCTGGGCCAGGACTACAGCTTCGGCCAGGCCGTGGCGCGCGAGGCCAAGCGCCAGTTGGCGCTGCAGCGCCCAGATGTGCGGGTGGTGGGCGACGAGCTGCACCCGCTGGGCCGGGTCAAGGACTTCATCCCCTACGCCACCAAAATCAAGGCCAGTGGCGCGCAGGCCGTCATCACCGGCAATTTCGGCAACGACCTGACCCTGCTGGTCAAGGCCGCCCGCGAGGTGGGTTTTGAGGGCAAGTTCTACACCTTCTACGGCAATGCCCTGGGTGCTCCGGCGGCGCTGGGCGAGGCGGGGGTGGGCAAGGTGATCGCCGTGGCCGACTGGCTGCCGAACACGCCCACGGCGCAGAGCCAGGCTTTCGTCAACGCATTTCGCCAGCGATTCCCCAAGCCTGCCGACGACTACCTGCACATGCGCATGCAGCTGATGGTGGAGGCACTTGCCCAGGCGGTCGAAAAGGCCGGTACTATGGATTTAATAGCTGTAGCCACAAGCCTGGAGGGCGCTAGTGTCAGTTTATATGGTCAAACCGGTAGCATGCGCGCGGCTGACCACCAGTTCCAGCAGACCCTGGCCGTGGGCAGCATGGACCGCCAGGGCACGCCGGGCGTGAAGTTCGATGTGGAAGGCTCGGGCTACGGTTTTCGGGTCGTCAAACAGCTCAGCCCCGCCCAGGCCGAGATGCCCACCACCTGCAAGATGCAGCGGCCCGGCTAA
- the fumB gene encoding fumarate hydratase class I, anaerobic: MTAQTTSIRQADLIESIAAALQYISYYHPTDYIAHLARAYDREQSAAAKDAIAQILTNSKMSATGQRPICQDTGIVNVFLKVGMDVRWEGFTGSLDDAINEGVRQGYAHPDNTLRASIVADPQFDRKNTKDNTPAVIVTEIVPGNTVDITVAAKGGGSENKSKMVMLNPGDSVVDWVLKTVPTMGAGWCPPGMLGIGIGGTAEKAVLMAKQSLMDDLDMYELQAKSSAGGALTKTEALRLELFEKVNALGIGAQGLGGLTTVLDIKIKMYPTHAASKPVAMIPNCAATRHAHFVMDGSGPVYLDPPSLDLWPNVNWTPDYNKSKKVDLNTLTKAEVASWKPGDTLLLNGKMLTGRDAAHKRIQDMLAKGEKLPVDFTNRVIYYVGPVDPVRDEAVGPAGPTTATRMDGFTEMMLAETGLISMIGKSERGPVAIEAIKKHKSAYLMAVGGAAYLVSKAIKTAKVVGFADLGMEAIYEFDVVDMPVTVAVDAGGTSAHITGPAEWQKRIATGEFKNIGVVAA, encoded by the coding sequence ATGACCGCCCAAACCACGTCAATTCGCCAAGCCGATCTGATCGAATCCATCGCCGCCGCCCTGCAGTACATCTCGTACTACCACCCCACCGACTACATCGCCCACCTGGCCCGCGCCTATGACCGCGAACAGAGCGCGGCGGCCAAGGACGCGATTGCGCAGATCCTGACCAACAGCAAGATGAGCGCCACCGGCCAGCGCCCCATCTGCCAGGACACCGGCATCGTCAACGTGTTCCTCAAAGTGGGCATGGACGTGCGCTGGGAGGGCTTTACCGGCAGCCTGGACGACGCCATCAACGAAGGCGTGCGCCAGGGCTATGCCCACCCCGACAACACCTTGCGCGCCAGCATCGTGGCCGACCCGCAGTTCGACCGCAAGAACACCAAGGACAACACCCCCGCAGTCATCGTCACCGAGATCGTGCCCGGCAACACCGTGGACATCACCGTCGCAGCCAAGGGCGGCGGCAGCGAGAACAAAAGCAAGATGGTCATGCTCAACCCCGGCGACTCGGTGGTCGATTGGGTGCTGAAAACCGTGCCCACCATGGGCGCTGGCTGGTGCCCGCCGGGCATGCTGGGCATCGGCATCGGCGGCACCGCTGAAAAGGCCGTGCTGATGGCCAAACAAAGCCTGATGGACGACCTGGACATGTACGAACTGCAGGCCAAGTCCTCCGCCGGTGGCGCGCTCACCAAGACCGAAGCCCTGCGCCTGGAACTGTTCGAGAAGGTCAATGCGCTCGGCATCGGCGCGCAAGGCCTGGGCGGCCTGACCACCGTGCTGGACATCAAGATCAAGATGTACCCCACCCACGCCGCCAGCAAGCCCGTGGCCATGATCCCCAACTGCGCCGCCACCCGCCACGCCCATTTTGTGATGGATGGCAGCGGCCCGGTCTACCTGGACCCACCGAGCCTGGACCTGTGGCCCAACGTCAACTGGACGCCCGACTACAACAAGAGCAAAAAAGTCGATCTCAACACCCTGACAAAGGCCGAGGTCGCCAGCTGGAAGCCCGGCGACACCCTGCTGCTCAACGGCAAGATGCTCACTGGCCGCGATGCCGCCCACAAGCGCATCCAGGACATGCTGGCCAAGGGCGAGAAGCTGCCGGTGGACTTCACCAACCGCGTCATCTACTACGTCGGCCCGGTCGACCCGGTGCGTGACGAAGCCGTGGGCCCCGCAGGCCCCACCACCGCCACCCGCATGGACGGCTTCACTGAAATGATGCTGGCCGAAACCGGTTTGATATCGATGATCGGCAAGTCCGAGCGCGGGCCTGTCGCCATCGAAGCCATCAAAAAGCACAAGAGCGCCTACCTGATGGCCGTGGGCGGTGCCGCCTACCTGGTCAGCAAAGCCATCAAGACCGCCAAGGTGGTGGGCTTTGCCGACCTGGGCATGGAAGCCATCTACGAGTTCGACGTGGTCGACATGCCCGTGACGGTGGCCGTGGACGCGGGCGGCACCAGCGCCCACATCACCGGCCCGGCGGAATGGCAAAAGCGCATTGCGACCGGCGAATTCAAAAATATCGGAGTTGTGGCGGCTTGA
- the murI gene encoding glutamate racemase — MKDTERRVGPPQASEHPLGGQCSTRSDQRGGTNAIGVFDSGIGGLSVLQALQAALPLEHFVYLDDSAHAPYGERDDAHVIDRSRAITAYLRQTHSIKALVIACNTATMAAVAQLRAEHPDLPIVGVEPGLKPAAAASHTKRVGVIGTRGTVTSAKFKALHATLQDQAEFIVQPCDGLADAISRSVETGEDSKVIALCAQYMGAMGTFGLNPGEIDTLVLGCTHYVFAQSHLAALVGPQVRILSTGEPVARRTRHLLETAGALATQGPGRVQLVTTGAPAVLQAAARRWLAFATEDAVRWAT, encoded by the coding sequence TTGAAGGACACCGAGCGCCGCGTCGGGCCGCCCCAAGCAAGCGAGCACCCCCTCGGGGGGCAGTGCAGTACACGCAGTGACCAGCGTGGGGGCACCAATGCCATCGGGGTTTTTGACAGCGGCATAGGTGGTCTCAGTGTCTTGCAGGCGCTGCAGGCCGCCCTGCCGCTGGAGCATTTCGTCTACCTGGACGACAGCGCCCACGCGCCCTACGGCGAGCGTGACGATGCGCATGTGATCGACCGCTCCCGCGCCATCACCGCCTACCTGCGCCAGACGCACAGCATCAAGGCGCTGGTGATCGCCTGCAACACCGCGACCATGGCTGCGGTGGCTCAGCTCCGGGCCGAACACCCGGACCTGCCCATCGTCGGCGTGGAGCCGGGGCTGAAACCGGCAGCGGCGGCTAGCCACACCAAGCGGGTGGGCGTGATCGGCACGCGCGGCACCGTCACCAGCGCCAAGTTCAAGGCCCTTCACGCCACACTGCAAGACCAGGCCGAGTTCATCGTGCAGCCCTGCGACGGGCTGGCCGATGCCATCAGCCGCAGTGTAGAAACCGGTGAAGATTCAAAAGTGATAGCACTCTGCGCTCAATACATGGGCGCCATGGGCACATTTGGCTTAAATCCCGGCGAGATCGACACCTTGGTGCTGGGCTGCACCCACTACGTCTTTGCCCAGTCCCATCTGGCCGCACTGGTAGGCCCGCAGGTGCGGATTTTGTCCACCGGCGAACCGGTCGCACGGCGCACGCGGCACCTGCTGGAAACTGCAGGCGCGCTGGCCACCCAAGGCCCGGGCCGGGTCCAGCTCGTCACCACCGGCGCGCCCGCCGTGCTGCAGGCCGCAGCGCGGCGCTGGCTGGCGTTTGCCACCGAGGATGCGGTGCGCTGGGCCACCTAG
- the rcsC_7 gene encoding sensor histidine kinase RcsC, which translates to MSLESDQIPPEFLQKWQGTINVMARIFDVPAGLMMRVLPEQIEVLLSSTSEGNPYEHAEKAALDTGLYCETVMATRDLLHVPNALEDPQWEQNPDVKLNMISYLGVPLEWRPDEVFGTICVLDSKTRHYPEKYIELMWELKKSIEADFAVIRHNQDLVHANALLAQEITERQATELRLQAAQHDLAQAEKMAALGGLVAGIAHEINTPVGLGLTGSSHFQHMVEQLETRFRAGQLEESDFEQFLADSKQLSHSIFISLEKAAALVKSFKLVAVDQTHDEIRGFQPLAYIQDVLLTHKQALRQAGVATAVDCQADLVVTSYPGAWSQILSNLISNSLVHGFTPGQTDAQIHIALGDTPTEWVLDYRDNGRGMADEVARKVFDPFFTTNRQGGGSGLGMHVVYNLVSQKLGGRIQLQTAPGQGAAFTCHLPKQLASA; encoded by the coding sequence ATGTCTCTTGAAAGCGACCAGATCCCGCCCGAATTTCTCCAGAAGTGGCAAGGCACCATCAACGTCATGGCCCGTATTTTTGATGTGCCTGCAGGATTGATGATGCGGGTGTTGCCTGAGCAGATCGAGGTGCTGCTGTCCAGCACGTCGGAGGGCAACCCTTACGAGCACGCCGAGAAAGCTGCGCTGGACACCGGTCTGTACTGCGAAACCGTGATGGCCACGCGCGACCTGCTGCACGTGCCCAATGCGCTGGAAGACCCGCAGTGGGAGCAAAACCCCGATGTCAAATTGAACATGATCTCTTACCTCGGGGTGCCGCTGGAATGGCGCCCTGACGAGGTGTTTGGCACCATCTGCGTGCTCGACAGCAAGACGCGCCATTACCCTGAAAAGTACATCGAGCTGATGTGGGAGCTCAAAAAAAGCATCGAGGCCGATTTCGCGGTGATCCGGCACAACCAGGACCTGGTGCATGCCAACGCGCTGCTGGCCCAGGAAATCACCGAGCGCCAGGCCACCGAGTTGCGGCTGCAAGCGGCCCAGCATGACTTGGCGCAAGCCGAGAAAATGGCCGCGCTGGGAGGGCTGGTAGCGGGCATCGCCCACGAGATCAACACCCCCGTGGGCCTGGGGCTGACCGGCTCATCGCACTTCCAACACATGGTTGAGCAGCTGGAGACCAGGTTCCGCGCGGGCCAGCTGGAGGAGTCGGATTTTGAGCAGTTCCTGGCCGATTCCAAGCAGCTGTCGCACTCGATCTTCATCAGCCTGGAGAAGGCAGCGGCCCTGGTCAAAAGCTTCAAGCTGGTGGCGGTGGACCAGACGCACGACGAGATCCGCGGCTTCCAGCCGCTGGCCTACATCCAGGACGTGCTGCTGACCCACAAACAGGCGCTGCGCCAGGCGGGCGTGGCCACGGCGGTCGACTGCCAGGCCGACCTGGTGGTGACCAGCTACCCGGGAGCCTGGTCGCAGATTTTGTCCAATCTGATCAGTAACTCGCTGGTGCATGGGTTCACCCCGGGGCAAACCGATGCCCAGATCCACATTGCCCTGGGCGATACGCCCACCGAATGGGTACTGGACTACCGTGACAACGGCCGCGGTATGGCCGACGAGGTGGCTCGCAAGGTGTTTGACCCCTTTTTCACCACCAACCGCCAGGGCGGCGGCAGTGGCCTGGGCATGCACGTGGTCTACAACCTGGTGTCGCAAAAGCTCGGTGGGCGCATCCAGTTGCAGACGGCACCGGGGCAGGGGGCTGCCTTCACTTGCCACCTGCCCAAACAACTGGCCAGCGCATGA
- the pdtaR gene encoding putative transcriptional regulatory protein pdtaR, which yields MNEALRIVVIAPDLDVLDPHDEAGLLQAERSRALRIGLLENGYNLVASLPADVFLTERLAQLQPDMVIVDAESEARDALEHVVVATRNARRPIVMFTNDDDTSHVKDAVAAGVSAYIVAGLSAARIRPILDVAMARFEFEQALRKELADTRQELDGHKAELLNRKVIDRAKGLLMQRQGLTEQEAYERLRKAAMDKSLKLVDVAQRILDVADLLG from the coding sequence ATGAATGAAGCCCTGCGCATCGTAGTGATTGCCCCCGATCTGGACGTACTGGACCCGCATGACGAAGCCGGCCTGCTGCAGGCCGAGCGCTCGCGGGCGCTGCGCATTGGCCTGCTGGAAAACGGCTACAACCTGGTCGCCAGCCTGCCCGCCGACGTGTTTTTAACCGAGCGCCTGGCCCAGTTGCAGCCCGACATGGTGATCGTGGATGCCGAAAGCGAAGCCCGCGACGCACTGGAGCACGTGGTGGTGGCGACCCGCAACGCGCGCCGCCCCATCGTAATGTTCACCAACGACGACGACACCTCGCATGTGAAGGACGCGGTGGCGGCGGGCGTGTCGGCCTACATCGTGGCCGGGTTGTCGGCAGCGCGCATCCGCCCCATCCTGGACGTGGCCATGGCCCGCTTCGAGTTTGAACAGGCACTGCGCAAGGAACTGGCCGATACCCGCCAGGAGCTGGATGGCCACAAGGCCGAGCTGCTCAACCGCAAGGTGATCGACCGCGCCAAGGGACTGCTGATGCAGCGCCAGGGCCTGACCGAGCAAGAGGCCTACGAGCGCCTGCGCAAAGCCGCCATGGACAAAAGCCTGAAGCTGGTGGATGTGGCCCAGCGCATCCTCGATGTAGCCGACTTGCTGGGTTAA